The proteins below come from a single Nitrospinota bacterium genomic window:
- a CDS encoding cobalamin-dependent protein (Presence of a B(12) (cobalamin)-binding domain implies dependence on cobalamin itself, in one of its several forms, or in some unusual lineages, dependence on a cobalamin-like analog.) encodes GAAVMALCAGEEIPESAEKRFQFAKILLDRALALGMRREDIVFDCLAVVASAMQEGARETLVLVKRIREELGCSTTLGISNTSFGLPDRPSINNHYLAMAMGEGLDAAIVNPYSAGMHKAVASASIFTGRDEGCKSYIEFATHYESGDGTDELRKISGSEEEVAPKKKMTTREEVFSAVLEGEKDSIHALINRALEEKIPALELFMDIMTPAIRKLGDLFGEKKKFIPHLVASADTMKKGMSILTPILLSGGTVEKKGTIIFATVKGDVHDIGKNVCCIMLENFGWKVVDLGRSVPMEEIFEAAETHKADILALSALMTTTMIRMPEIIDEVKKRNLPYKVMVGGAVVTKSFADEIGADGYGKDVGGVAELAESLLVK; translated from the coding sequence AGGCGCAGCGGTGATGGCGCTTTGCGCGGGTGAAGAGATACCGGAATCGGCCGAAAAACGTTTTCAATTCGCGAAGATACTTCTCGACCGCGCGCTGGCGCTTGGCATGAGGAGAGAAGATATTGTCTTCGATTGTCTGGCGGTTGTAGCTTCCGCAATGCAGGAGGGCGCGCGGGAGACCCTCGTTCTTGTTAAGAGGATACGGGAAGAGCTTGGCTGTTCCACAACGCTTGGCATTTCCAATACGTCGTTCGGCTTGCCGGACAGACCGTCGATTAATAACCACTACCTCGCAATGGCGATGGGTGAGGGGCTGGATGCCGCGATTGTAAATCCATACTCGGCGGGGATGCACAAGGCTGTCGCTTCAGCTTCCATATTTACAGGAAGAGACGAAGGGTGCAAAAGCTATATCGAATTTGCCACCCATTATGAATCAGGGGACGGAACTGACGAGCTAAGAAAAATTTCCGGCTCGGAAGAGGAAGTTGCGCCGAAAAAGAAGATGACCACAAGGGAAGAGGTTTTTTCCGCAGTCCTTGAAGGGGAGAAGGATTCTATCCACGCTCTTATCAATAGGGCGCTTGAAGAGAAGATACCTGCACTTGAACTATTTATGGATATCATGACCCCGGCTATAAGAAAGCTGGGTGACCTTTTTGGCGAGAAAAAGAAATTCATTCCGCACCTTGTCGCTTCCGCAGATACTATGAAGAAGGGTATGTCGATACTCACGCCGATACTCCTCTCCGGCGGGACGGTTGAGAAGAAAGGCACGATTATCTTTGCAACGGTAAAAGGTGACGTGCATGATATAGGGAAGAACGTATGCTGCATAATGCTGGAAAATTTCGGCTGGAAGGTTGTCGACCTCGGGCGCTCGGTGCCGATGGAGGAAATCTTTGAGGCGGCGGAAACACATAAGGCCGACATACTTGCACTGTCGGCGCTCATGACGACGACGATGATAAGGATGCCGGAAATAATAGATGAAGTTAAAAAACGTAACCTCCCTTACAAGGTTATGGTAGGGGGCGCGGTTGTCACGAAGTCGTTCGCTGACGAGATAGGGGCGGACGGATATGGCAAGGATGTTGGCGGTGTGGCAGAGCTCGCGGAGAGCCTTCTTGTGAAATGA
- a CDS encoding CoA-binding protein, with translation MMSDEESESCEFPDHPNDPELIKKVITSYKTIAIVGISKKQERDSHMVAAYMQKHGYRIVPVNPTADEILGERCYHSLAEIPFEVDVIDVFRKPSTLPALANDIVGMANKPKAVWFQIGVVNNEASKIVSSAGIEVVQNRCMKVEHIRMTA, from the coding sequence ATGATGAGTGATGAAGAGTCCGAGAGCTGTGAATTCCCCGACCACCCAAACGATCCGGAACTGATAAAGAAGGTTATCACCTCCTACAAAACCATTGCCATCGTCGGCATCTCCAAAAAACAGGAGAGGGACAGCCATATGGTTGCCGCTTACATGCAGAAGCATGGATATAGAATTGTCCCGGTAAATCCGACAGCCGATGAAATTCTTGGTGAAAGGTGCTACCACTCACTCGCCGAAATCCCATTCGAGGTAGATGTAATTGATGTGTTCAGAAAACCGTCTACTCTCCCGGCGCTGGCAAACGATATCGTTGGTATGGCAAATAAACCAAAAGCGGTCTGGTTTCAGATCGGCGTAGTGAATAACGAAGCGAGCAAAATAGTATCTTCAGCCGGAATTGAAGTAGTGCAAAACCGCTGCATGAAGGTCGAGCATATCCGTATGACTGCCTAG